The following coding sequences lie in one Sporichthyaceae bacterium genomic window:
- a CDS encoding maleylpyruvate isomerase N-terminal domain-containing protein produces the protein MPAVSTRTVEVLPEWEAFASAVSARRPDSGTWCEAWTARDILVHQTGNAEELARVLAEHLAGRAVRTRPFE, from the coding sequence ATGCCGGCGGTATCCACTCGAACGGTCGAGGTCCTGCCCGAGTGGGAAGCGTTCGCGTCGGCGGTGTCGGCCCGGCGACCGGACTCGGGGACGTGGTGCGAGGCGTGGACCGCCCGCGACATCCTCGTCCACCAGACGGGCAACGCCGAGGAGTTGGCGCGGGTGCTGGCCGAGCACCTGGCGGGCCGGGCCGTCCGCACCCGGCCGTTCGAGTAA
- a CDS encoding metal ABC transporter permease, with the protein MSTDPHLTWNLVTDLRQIWSLPSMVNAYRAGSIIAVVAGIAGWFLVLRRQAFAAHTVAVAGFPGAAGAVLLGAGAEWGYYGGCIGAALVLAALAAPGSAGPARDSSLTGVVQAFVLACGMLFASQYHGFLNGVNALLFGTFLGVTDRDVHTVALVAVVATVALVAIGRPLLFASVDPAVAAARGVPVRALGVAFLLVLGAVVAQVSQTTGSLLVFALLVTPAATAQLVTARPLLGLALSVGLAELVVWFGLGAAYFSPYPIGFFVSTFAFATWVLAWAGSTLARTVRA; encoded by the coding sequence GTGTCCACTGACCCGCACCTGACCTGGAACCTGGTCACCGATCTGCGGCAGATCTGGTCGCTGCCCTCGATGGTCAACGCCTACCGGGCAGGCAGCATCATCGCGGTGGTCGCCGGAATTGCAGGCTGGTTCCTCGTGCTGCGCCGGCAGGCCTTCGCCGCGCACACCGTCGCGGTCGCCGGGTTCCCCGGCGCGGCCGGCGCGGTGCTGCTCGGGGCCGGCGCCGAGTGGGGTTACTACGGCGGGTGCATCGGCGCCGCACTGGTGCTGGCCGCACTGGCCGCGCCCGGCTCGGCCGGTCCGGCCCGCGACTCCTCGCTGACCGGCGTGGTGCAGGCGTTCGTCCTGGCCTGCGGCATGTTGTTCGCCTCGCAGTATCACGGCTTCCTCAACGGCGTGAACGCCTTGCTGTTCGGCACTTTCCTCGGGGTGACCGACCGCGACGTGCACACGGTCGCCCTCGTCGCGGTGGTCGCGACGGTTGCGCTGGTCGCGATCGGTCGACCGTTGTTGTTCGCCTCGGTGGACCCGGCGGTCGCGGCCGCGCGCGGGGTTCCGGTGCGGGCGCTGGGGGTGGCGTTCCTGCTCGTGCTCGGCGCCGTGGTGGCGCAGGTGTCGCAGACGACCGGTTCGTTGCTGGTCTTCGCGTTGCTGGTGACGCCGGCCGCGACGGCCCAACTGGTCACCGCCCGGCCCCTGCTGGGGCTGGCGCTGTCGGTCGGGCTGGCCGAGTTGGTGGTCTGGTTCGGGCTCGGTGCGGCGTACTTCTCCCCCTATCCGATCGGGTTCTTCGTCTCGACGTTCGCCTTCGCGACCTGGGTACTGGCCTGGGCCGGCTCGACGCTGGCACGGACGGTGCGCGCATGA
- a CDS encoding putative sulfate exporter family transporter, which produces MKSLPDIGWATAGVPRKTACHSTEPHPAGRRAISRCRPDCPAGHGNHVPAAIVALPGLAVVGAATGLAFLGAWMIPWINPATLAVILGAALSNLGLHTDKLRPGTHVAGHRLLRLAVVLLGFQLSTSTLRAVGPAGAGLVFGTVTVTFTGLLLLGRLFGLPPARSLLLASGYSICGASAVAAVRSPAEADEDDVSVAVALVTLCGSLAIFVLPALRHPLHLNTLQFGSWVGASVHDVGQTVATAQAVPGALAVAMVIKLSRVALLLPLVSALGYRARRRTDAAATGPRPPVLPLFLIGFVAAVTLNSMNVVPAGTLAALIHAQQILLVAALVGLGTGMHRRVLSRAGGPALFVGLAGWFLVGATALAAVHLTGIGGA; this is translated from the coding sequence GTGAAATCGTTGCCGGACATCGGGTGGGCAACCGCCGGCGTCCCACGTAAAACCGCGTGCCACTCGACCGAGCCGCACCCGGCCGGGCGGCGCGCGATCAGCCGCTGCCGGCCGGACTGCCCCGCCGGTCACGGCAATCACGTTCCCGCCGCGATCGTGGCGCTGCCCGGCCTGGCCGTGGTCGGCGCCGCGACCGGGCTCGCGTTCCTGGGCGCCTGGATGATCCCGTGGATCAACCCGGCGACTCTGGCGGTGATCCTCGGCGCGGCATTGTCGAACCTCGGCCTGCACACCGACAAGCTGCGCCCGGGCACGCACGTCGCCGGCCACCGACTACTGCGACTGGCCGTCGTCCTGCTCGGGTTCCAGCTGTCCACCTCGACGCTGCGCGCGGTCGGCCCGGCCGGCGCCGGGCTGGTGTTCGGCACGGTCACGGTGACTTTCACCGGCCTGCTGCTGCTCGGCCGCCTGTTCGGCCTGCCGCCGGCCCGGTCGCTGCTGCTGGCCAGTGGCTACTCGATCTGCGGCGCGTCGGCCGTGGCCGCGGTCCGCTCTCCCGCCGAGGCCGACGAGGACGACGTGTCGGTCGCGGTCGCGCTGGTGACACTGTGCGGCAGCCTGGCGATCTTCGTGCTCCCGGCACTGCGCCACCCGCTGCACCTGAACACGCTGCAGTTCGGCAGTTGGGTCGGCGCCAGCGTGCACGACGTCGGCCAGACCGTGGCCACCGCGCAGGCGGTCCCCGGCGCCCTGGCCGTCGCGATGGTGATCAAGCTGTCGCGGGTGGCGCTGCTGCTGCCGCTGGTCTCGGCACTCGGCTACCGCGCCCGGCGACGAACGGATGCGGCGGCGACCGGCCCCCGCCCGCCCGTGCTGCCGCTGTTCCTGATCGGCTTCGTGGCCGCAGTGACCCTGAACAGCATGAACGTGGTCCCGGCCGGGACGCTCGCGGCGCTGATCCACGCGCAGCAGATCCTGCTGGTGGCCGCCCTGGTCGGGCTGGGCACCGGGATGCACCGGCGGGTGCTGTCCCGCGCGGGCGGGCCCGCGTTGTTCGTCGGCCTGGCCGGTTGGTTCCTGGTCGGGGCGACCGCGTTGGCCGCGGTGCACCTGACCGGCATCGGCGGCGCCTGA
- a CDS encoding ferritin-like domain-containing protein, with amino-acid sequence MEFLTDVKVLRERAREQIERGPITEAYGADRERVVEVLNEALATEIVCTLRYRQHFHAATGLNAEPVAAEFAKHAAEEQDHADRLATRISQLGGVPDFNPDSLTARSHAEYVTAPDLIEMIKENLIAERIAIASYTEIVQWLGDKDITTRRLFEEILSVEEEHADDMIGYLEKMR; translated from the coding sequence ATGGAGTTCCTGACCGACGTCAAGGTTCTGCGCGAGCGCGCCCGGGAACAGATCGAGCGGGGCCCGATCACCGAGGCCTACGGCGCCGACCGGGAGCGGGTCGTCGAGGTCCTCAACGAGGCGCTGGCCACCGAGATCGTGTGCACGCTGCGGTACCGGCAGCACTTCCACGCGGCCACCGGGCTGAACGCCGAACCGGTCGCGGCCGAGTTCGCCAAGCACGCCGCGGAGGAGCAGGACCATGCCGACCGCCTGGCCACGCGGATCAGCCAGCTCGGCGGCGTTCCGGACTTCAACCCCGACTCGCTGACCGCCCGTTCGCACGCCGAGTACGTCACCGCGCCGGACCTGATCGAGATGATCAAGGAGAACTTGATCGCCGAGCGGATCGCGATCGCGTCCTACACCGAGATCGTCCAATGGCTCGGCGACAAGGACATCACCACCCGCCGGCTGTTCGAGGAGATCCTCTCCGTCGAGGAGGAGCACGCCGACGACATGATCGGCTACCTCGAGAAGATGCGCTGA
- a CDS encoding metal ABC transporter permease, whose translation MSLFRHAFEVRALLAGSGIAAAGGAVGYFLVLRAQVFTADALSHVAFTGAAAALAFGVDLRVGLFVATVAVALLIAGLGRRGNADDVVIGSVYVWLLGLGVFFLTRYTTHGSGTGNGSATTAVLFGSILGLSAQAAQVAALIGIAVLVAVVAMGRPLLFATLDPAVAAARGVPVRTISAAFLALVGLAAAEATQAVGALLLLALIAAPAGAALALTARPFRGLALSVALAVGAVWAGLVLAYQFPRLPPSFAITAVATAANAAALIHRHRSTRSAAHT comes from the coding sequence ATGAGTCTTTTCCGGCACGCATTCGAGGTGCGGGCGCTGCTGGCGGGTAGCGGGATCGCGGCGGCGGGCGGCGCGGTCGGGTACTTCCTGGTGCTGCGGGCCCAGGTGTTCACCGCCGACGCGCTCTCGCACGTCGCGTTCACCGGGGCCGCGGCGGCGCTGGCTTTCGGCGTCGATCTGCGGGTGGGCCTGTTCGTGGCGACGGTGGCGGTCGCGCTGCTGATCGCCGGTCTCGGCCGCCGCGGCAACGCCGACGACGTCGTCATCGGCAGCGTCTACGTGTGGCTGCTCGGGCTCGGCGTGTTCTTCCTGACCCGCTACACGACGCACGGATCGGGCACCGGCAACGGCTCGGCGACCACCGCGGTGCTGTTCGGCTCGATCCTCGGGTTGTCCGCCCAGGCCGCCCAGGTCGCCGCGCTGATCGGGATCGCGGTCCTCGTAGCGGTGGTCGCGATGGGCCGTCCACTGCTGTTCGCGACCCTCGACCCGGCCGTCGCCGCCGCCCGTGGGGTACCCGTGCGGACGATCTCCGCGGCGTTCCTGGCGTTGGTCGGACTGGCCGCGGCCGAGGCCACCCAGGCCGTCGGTGCGCTGCTGCTGCTGGCCCTGATCGCGGCCCCCGCCGGGGCGGCGCTGGCGCTGACCGCCCGACCGTTCCGGGGTCTGGCGCTGTCGGTCGCGCTCGCGGTCGGCGCTGTCTGGGCCGGGCTCGTGCTGGCCTATCAATTCCCCCGGCTACCACCGAGCTTCGCGATCACGGCGGTGGCGACAGCCGCCAACGCGGCCGCGTTGATCCACCGTCACCGGTCCACCCGTTCGGCTGCGCACACGTGA
- a CDS encoding S53 family peptidase produces the protein MSRIGPRASAGVLALGLLAAGTVVSTPHARADVGLHRTSDVLAIPGSLLGPAPGEHRMNLQLSLTDPWVAQEEALTAALVDPASPVYRKFLTPAEYATRFAIPATERATVTDWLRAGGLHVDRVSGTGDRMSVSGTVGAVQRLLSVHLSQYQAAGRTFLANDVAPLVPGPVRAVIGLNTWHRFAPVHPPRTSAVRPQVGLFAGNIDVHQLWAAYDAPAGDEGQGVRIGVFMAGNTDPITGSLRVFEDREKLPRVPVRVVRAQPGPVDQFGANDGADEWELDTQSATGMAPQVSELDLYTAKSLADGDIIAEFAYWADDPTGPDYMNASFGGCEASPLSGQISKGGAGVALGNEIQDAIEKSLRQAFAEGRTVFAASGDTGSSCTPVSLPVVGGGNGVANQVYPAQLYPAASPYVTAVGGTVVALAKDGARKSEEAWAFGGGGSALFIARPSWQATESAVNRPCLLMGADGVAMTPGTTCRGVPDIAAMSGNNLQGLKIIGYDAPSMASGTSLASPLAMGSWARVAAAVRNRLGPVAPVLYRLTAEQRASDLFDITKGELVGNGLNVPGPGWDYTSGYGVLDIAHLARDLGGRTTPVHPAGPARVPDPPTGAVAGNKIACLPFGTSPVGNVGVSALGDPGTSLDITSATMTSSPDGKSLVITVSGPALSPQPPLGASLTTINVHWVYDGKTWAADTDTGPGGQPVGSVRSITPSDDPVPTGAAKDTRTVFSAKWEDHSLIMTIPLSAIGSPPPGARLSEPVALAGSDGGVGDVAGPQYDYTVGQRCKR, from the coding sequence TTGTCCAGGATCGGCCCACGGGCCTCAGCGGGCGTTCTCGCCCTCGGCCTACTCGCGGCGGGCACGGTGGTCTCCACACCCCACGCGCGCGCCGACGTCGGCCTGCACCGCACCAGCGACGTCCTCGCAATCCCGGGTTCGCTGCTCGGGCCCGCGCCGGGCGAGCACCGGATGAACCTCCAGCTCTCACTCACCGACCCGTGGGTCGCCCAGGAGGAGGCACTGACCGCCGCCCTCGTCGACCCGGCCTCGCCGGTCTACCGCAAGTTCCTGACCCCGGCCGAGTACGCGACCCGGTTCGCGATCCCGGCGACCGAGCGCGCGACCGTCACCGACTGGCTGCGGGCCGGCGGGTTGCACGTCGACCGGGTCTCCGGCACCGGAGACCGGATGTCGGTCAGTGGAACGGTCGGGGCCGTCCAGCGGCTGCTCTCGGTGCACCTGAGCCAGTACCAGGCCGCCGGCCGCACGTTCCTGGCCAACGATGTCGCACCGCTGGTGCCCGGACCGGTCCGCGCGGTGATCGGCCTGAACACCTGGCACCGGTTCGCCCCGGTGCACCCGCCGCGCACGTCCGCGGTGCGACCGCAGGTTGGCCTGTTCGCCGGGAACATCGACGTCCACCAGCTCTGGGCCGCCTACGACGCCCCGGCGGGCGACGAGGGCCAGGGCGTGCGCATCGGCGTCTTCATGGCCGGCAACACCGACCCGATCACCGGCAGCCTGCGGGTCTTCGAGGACCGCGAGAAGCTGCCCCGCGTCCCGGTCCGGGTGGTGCGTGCCCAGCCCGGCCCGGTCGACCAGTTCGGCGCCAACGACGGCGCCGACGAGTGGGAGCTCGATACCCAGTCGGCGACCGGGATGGCACCGCAGGTGTCCGAGCTCGACCTCTACACCGCGAAGTCGTTGGCGGACGGCGACATCATCGCCGAGTTCGCCTACTGGGCCGACGACCCGACCGGGCCGGACTACATGAACGCCAGCTTCGGCGGCTGCGAGGCCAGCCCGCTGTCCGGGCAGATCTCCAAGGGCGGCGCCGGGGTGGCGCTGGGCAACGAGATCCAGGACGCCATCGAGAAGTCGCTGCGGCAGGCGTTCGCGGAGGGGCGGACCGTGTTCGCCGCGTCCGGCGACACCGGTAGCTCCTGCACCCCGGTCTCGCTGCCGGTGGTCGGCGGCGGCAACGGCGTGGCCAACCAGGTTTACCCGGCCCAGCTGTACCCGGCGGCCAGCCCGTACGTGACCGCGGTGGGCGGGACGGTGGTCGCCCTGGCGAAGGACGGGGCCCGGAAGTCCGAGGAGGCCTGGGCCTTCGGCGGCGGCGGGTCGGCGCTGTTCATCGCCCGGCCGAGCTGGCAGGCCACGGAGTCCGCCGTGAACCGGCCGTGCCTGCTGATGGGCGCCGACGGCGTCGCGATGACCCCCGGAACGACCTGCCGCGGCGTCCCGGACATCGCCGCGATGTCCGGCAACAACCTGCAAGGCCTGAAGATCATCGGCTACGACGCGCCCTCGATGGCCAGCGGCACCAGCCTGGCCAGCCCGCTGGCGATGGGGTCCTGGGCCCGGGTGGCCGCCGCGGTGCGCAACCGGCTGGGACCGGTCGCGCCGGTGCTGTACCGGCTGACCGCCGAGCAGCGGGCCAGCGACCTCTTCGACATCACCAAGGGTGAGCTCGTCGGCAACGGGCTGAACGTGCCCGGGCCGGGCTGGGACTACACCAGCGGATACGGCGTGCTCGACATCGCCCACCTGGCGCGGGACCTCGGCGGGCGGACCACGCCGGTCCACCCGGCCGGCCCGGCGCGAGTCCCCGACCCGCCGACCGGCGCCGTGGCGGGCAACAAGATCGCGTGCCTGCCGTTCGGCACCTCCCCGGTCGGCAACGTGGGGGTCTCCGCCCTCGGCGACCCCGGGACCTCGCTCGACATCACCTCGGCGACCATGACGTCGAGCCCCGACGGCAAGTCGCTGGTGATCACCGTGTCCGGGCCGGCGCTGAGCCCGCAGCCGCCGCTGGGGGCCTCGCTGACCACGATCAACGTGCACTGGGTCTACGACGGCAAGACCTGGGCGGCGGACACCGACACCGGCCCGGGCGGCCAGCCAGTGGGCTCGGTCCGCTCGATCACGCCCAGCGACGACCCGGTGCCAACCGGCGCCGCCAAGGACACCCGCACCGTGTTCTCCGCCAAGTGGGAGGACCACTCGCTGATCATGACGATCCCGCTGAGCGCGATCGGGTCCCCGCCGCCCGGCGCCCGGCTGAGCGAGCCGGTCGCCCTTGCGGGCAGCGACGGCGGCGTCGGGGACGTGGCCGGGCCGCAGTACGACTACACGGTGGGCCAGCGCTGCAAGCGCTGA
- a CDS encoding zinc ABC transporter substrate-binding protein: MHVTGRVAGQLARCAACLTLIGGCATAPPADDASGPTTASSSARPADAAAPASAAVSATPTTPRLTVVAAENVWGSIAAQLGGDRVSVSSIVVNPNADPHDYEPTPADARRIVAARLFIQNGIGYDTSWAPKLVAANPEPGRDVLTVGDVLGLKDGDNPHQWYSHDGVLKMVDAIVAEYLRLDAADSATFERNKHDFESDALVRYSELESRIRDKYRGTPIGASESIATPLADSLDLNLLTPATFLTAISEGTDPTAADKSTIDDQIKNRQIKVYLYNSQNATPDVSTQVTEAKAVGVPVCVITETPQPADATFQDWMVSELSQLEAALAQATGS, from the coding sequence GTGCATGTCACGGGCAGGGTCGCCGGGCAACTGGCCCGGTGCGCCGCCTGTCTGACTCTGATCGGCGGGTGCGCCACCGCGCCACCGGCCGACGACGCCTCCGGCCCGACGACGGCCAGTTCCTCCGCGCGCCCGGCCGACGCGGCGGCGCCGGCGTCGGCGGCCGTCTCCGCGACGCCGACCACCCCGCGATTGACGGTTGTCGCCGCCGAGAACGTCTGGGGCTCGATCGCGGCCCAACTGGGCGGCGACCGGGTCTCCGTCAGCTCCATCGTTGTCAACCCGAACGCCGATCCACACGATTACGAGCCGACCCCGGCCGACGCCCGCCGCATCGTCGCCGCCCGTCTGTTCATCCAGAACGGCATCGGTTACGACACTTCGTGGGCTCCGAAGCTCGTCGCGGCCAACCCCGAACCGGGGCGCGACGTGCTCACCGTCGGCGACGTGCTCGGTCTGAAGGACGGCGACAACCCGCACCAGTGGTACTCCCACGACGGCGTGCTGAAGATGGTCGACGCGATCGTCGCGGAGTACCTGCGGCTCGACGCGGCCGATTCCGCGACGTTCGAGAGGAACAAGCACGACTTCGAGTCCGACGCACTGGTCCGCTACTCCGAGTTGGAGTCGCGCATCCGCGACAAGTACCGGGGCACCCCGATCGGCGCCTCCGAGTCGATCGCCACCCCGCTGGCCGACTCGCTGGACCTGAATCTGCTCACCCCGGCGACGTTCCTCACCGCGATCAGCGAAGGCACCGACCCGACCGCGGCCGACAAGTCGACGATCGACGACCAGATCAAGAACCGGCAGATCAAGGTCTACCTCTACAACTCGCAGAACGCGACGCCGGACGTCAGCACGCAGGTGACCGAGGCCAAGGCCGTCGGCGTCCCCGTCTGCGTGATCACCGAGACGCCGCAACCGGCGGACGCAACGTTCCAGGACTGGATGGTGAGCGAGTTGTCGCAACTCGAGGCAGCTCTCGCGCAGGCGACGGGGAGCTAG
- a CDS encoding ATP-binding cassette domain-containing protein — MTGASVHPMAAPGAVAAGGPVVELDNLAATVGGRSLWSGLNLSVRAGEFVAILGRNGAGKSTLLRMLLGRHPYAAGRLEVLGERPGIGGAAVGYLPQRRSFDSSVRIRGIDVVRLGLDGHRWGVPLPGGGPDGRRRAAGARVAEAIELVGASAYASRPVGECSGGEQQRLLIAQALVRRPRLLLLDEPLDSLDLPNQAAIAALIASVCHSQGVAVLMVAHDVNPILPFLDQVVYLGHDAAASGRPEDVITGPTLSRVFDTPVEVLRTSDGRLVVVGGSHVHDESGYVEGGRVH, encoded by the coding sequence ATGACCGGGGCCTCGGTTCATCCCATGGCAGCGCCCGGCGCGGTGGCGGCGGGCGGTCCGGTCGTCGAGCTCGACAACCTCGCGGCGACCGTCGGCGGCCGGTCCCTGTGGAGCGGGCTCAACCTGAGCGTGCGGGCCGGTGAGTTCGTGGCGATCCTCGGCCGCAACGGCGCAGGCAAGTCGACGCTGCTGCGGATGCTGCTCGGTCGGCACCCGTACGCGGCCGGCCGGCTCGAGGTGCTCGGCGAGCGACCCGGAATCGGCGGTGCCGCGGTGGGCTACCTGCCGCAGCGGCGCAGCTTCGACTCCTCAGTACGCATCCGGGGTATCGACGTCGTGCGCCTGGGCCTCGACGGCCACCGGTGGGGCGTGCCGCTGCCCGGCGGCGGCCCGGACGGGCGGCGGCGCGCGGCCGGGGCCCGAGTGGCCGAGGCGATCGAACTGGTCGGGGCCTCCGCCTACGCGTCCCGCCCGGTCGGGGAGTGCTCCGGCGGGGAGCAGCAGCGACTGTTGATCGCCCAGGCCCTGGTGCGCCGGCCCCGACTGCTGCTGCTCGACGAGCCGCTGGACTCCCTCGACCTGCCCAACCAGGCGGCGATCGCCGCGCTGATCGCGTCGGTGTGCCACAGCCAGGGCGTGGCGGTGCTGATGGTCGCGCACGACGTGAACCCGATCCTGCCGTTCCTGGACCAGGTCGTATACCTGGGCCACGACGCGGCGGCAAGCGGGCGACCGGAGGACGTCATCACCGGCCCGACGCTGTCCCGGGTCTTCGACACCCCGGTCGAGGTGCTGCGGACCTCGGACGGCCGGCTGGTCGTCGTCGGCGGATCGCACGTGCACGACGAGTCCGGGTACGTCGAGGGCGGGCGTGTCCACTGA
- a CDS encoding helix-turn-helix domain-containing protein, producing the protein MTPSGLTDPVWSQRATGSRGRVLAAVRAAAEPLGVREVAATTGLHVNTARFHLEGLATAGMLDRVEQSRPTPGRPPVGYTARATGTPGARSYRMLSEMLTRTLAEVPDGAAAVRRTGAQWGAALVADADPTQPATQTLLELLGSIGFEPTVRRRRGGVDVELGHCPFAEVAGRSPDVVCELHGALISGALEALDTDLRLADLEPFASPDLCVARLRRRTD; encoded by the coding sequence ATGACGCCGTCAGGGTTGACCGACCCGGTCTGGTCGCAGCGCGCCACCGGCAGTCGCGGGCGGGTGCTTGCGGCGGTGCGCGCCGCGGCCGAACCCCTCGGGGTCCGCGAGGTCGCCGCGACAACAGGTTTGCACGTGAACACCGCGCGATTCCACCTGGAAGGCCTGGCGACGGCGGGGATGCTCGACCGGGTCGAGCAATCCCGGCCGACCCCGGGCCGCCCGCCGGTCGGTTACACCGCCCGGGCGACCGGCACGCCGGGAGCCCGCAGCTACCGGATGCTCTCGGAGATGCTCACGCGGACGCTCGCCGAGGTTCCGGACGGCGCGGCCGCGGTGCGGCGGACCGGCGCGCAGTGGGGCGCAGCCCTGGTGGCCGACGCCGACCCGACGCAACCCGCGACGCAGACCTTGCTCGAGTTGCTCGGCTCCATCGGGTTCGAGCCGACGGTGCGCCGCCGGCGCGGCGGCGTCGATGTGGAACTCGGGCACTGCCCGTTCGCGGAGGTCGCCGGGCGCAGTCCGGACGTGGTCTGCGAGCTGCATGGCGCGCTGATCTCGGGGGCGCTGGAGGCGTTGGACACCGACCTTCGACTGGCCGACCTCGAGCCCTTCGCCAGCCCGGACCTGTGTGTCGCGCGGCTGCGTCGGCGAACTGACTGA
- a CDS encoding YibE/F family protein codes for MSGRRARRPEAGHGHGHGHGGSDVGLRGRAAAALWGSMVAFAALTIVAMALLWPRHATPSLPDLPGDQPANLVHARVLSTNPYQCEGTGSSIGPNGQPTKVLCGQANVRITSGPTKGDAATVLLQPEVYRTGISHGEDLLVSRFPPQPGETTKADYAFADFARGSPMVWLGVLFALVVVVVARLRGLAALVGLGVSALVITKFVLPALLDGRPALLVGVVGGAAIMFTVVYAAHGISVRTSTALLGTLLGLTVTAGLGTWAVNGFHLTGVSGEDDQYLTAVAGQISLPAVLLCGIVIASLGVLNDITVTQAAAVWELHATDPAQSTARLFRSAMRIGRDHIASTVYTLVFAYAGAALPILLLIDISHQPTSSVLTSEPLAEEIARTLAGSIGLVLAVPLTTAIAVALARRSTPGRLG; via the coding sequence ATGAGCGGCCGACGGGCACGGCGCCCCGAGGCCGGCCACGGGCACGGCCACGGACACGGGGGCTCCGACGTCGGCCTGCGGGGCCGCGCCGCTGCCGCGTTGTGGGGCTCGATGGTGGCCTTCGCCGCCCTGACGATCGTCGCGATGGCGCTGCTGTGGCCGCGGCACGCCACCCCGTCGCTGCCCGACCTGCCCGGCGACCAACCCGCGAACCTGGTGCACGCCCGCGTGCTCTCGACCAACCCCTACCAGTGCGAGGGGACCGGGAGCAGCATCGGGCCGAACGGGCAACCGACCAAGGTGCTCTGCGGGCAGGCCAACGTCCGGATCACCAGCGGCCCGACCAAGGGCGACGCGGCGACTGTGCTGCTGCAGCCCGAGGTCTACCGCACCGGGATCAGCCACGGCGAGGACCTGCTGGTCTCCCGCTTCCCGCCGCAGCCCGGCGAGACCACCAAGGCCGACTACGCCTTCGCCGACTTCGCCCGCGGCTCTCCGATGGTGTGGCTCGGCGTGCTGTTCGCGTTGGTGGTGGTCGTCGTCGCACGGTTGCGCGGACTGGCGGCGTTGGTCGGGTTGGGCGTCTCCGCGCTGGTGATCACCAAGTTCGTGCTGCCCGCCCTGCTCGACGGGCGGCCGGCGCTGCTGGTCGGCGTGGTCGGCGGCGCGGCGATCATGTTCACGGTCGTCTACGCCGCGCACGGCATTTCGGTCCGCACCAGCACGGCGCTGCTCGGGACGTTGCTCGGGCTGACGGTGACCGCCGGGCTGGGCACCTGGGCGGTCAACGGCTTCCACCTGACCGGTGTCTCCGGGGAGGACGACCAGTACCTCACCGCGGTGGCCGGGCAGATCAGCCTGCCCGCGGTACTGCTGTGCGGGATCGTGATCGCCTCGCTCGGCGTGCTCAACGACATCACCGTCACCCAGGCCGCCGCGGTCTGGGAGCTGCACGCCACCGACCCGGCCCAGTCGACGGCCCGGCTGTTCCGCTCGGCGATGCGGATCGGCCGCGACCACATCGCCTCGACCGTCTACACGCTGGTCTTCGCCTACGCCGGGGCGGCGTTGCCGATCCTGCTGCTCATCGACATCTCGCACCAGCCGACCTCCAGCGTGCTGACCTCCGAGCCGCTGGCCGAGGAGATCGCGCGCACGCTGGCCGGCTCGATCGGCCTGGTGCTGGCCGTGCCGTTGACCACCGCGATCGCCGTGGCCCTGGCCCGCCGCAGTACGCCCGGAAGGTTGGGGTAG
- a CDS encoding ROK family protein, protein MDNPITLAVDVGGTGLKAAVLNSSGQLLHERVRVPTTYPMEPGQLVERLHNLVAPVEHYDRVSVGFPGMVRDGKVLSAPHFVSPAGPGGKPSKQLTAAWSGYDLAAHIESKFGRPTRVANDADVQGSAVVAGKGLEVVVTLGTGVGTATFLDGKLLPHFEFAHHPLRKSRTYNEVLGEAARKKAGQGKWQERVAEAIDVIRALTFFDHLYLGGGNAARLTLRLPADVSLVDNSAGLLGGIRLWDRLG, encoded by the coding sequence ATGGACAATCCCATCACCTTGGCGGTCGACGTCGGCGGCACCGGCCTGAAGGCCGCGGTCCTGAACAGTTCCGGCCAATTGCTGCACGAGCGGGTCCGGGTGCCCACGACCTACCCGATGGAGCCGGGCCAACTGGTCGAGAGGCTGCACAATCTGGTCGCGCCCGTCGAGCACTACGACCGCGTCTCGGTCGGCTTCCCCGGCATGGTCCGGGACGGCAAGGTGCTGTCCGCGCCGCACTTCGTCTCACCCGCCGGGCCGGGCGGGAAGCCGAGCAAGCAGTTGACCGCGGCCTGGTCGGGCTACGACCTCGCCGCGCACATCGAGTCGAAGTTCGGCCGCCCGACCCGGGTCGCCAACGACGCCGACGTGCAGGGCTCCGCGGTCGTGGCCGGGAAGGGCCTGGAGGTCGTGGTGACGCTCGGGACCGGCGTCGGCACGGCCACGTTCCTCGACGGGAAGCTGCTCCCCCACTTCGAGTTCGCCCACCACCCGCTGCGCAAGTCGCGGACCTACAACGAGGTGCTCGGCGAGGCCGCGCGGAAGAAGGCCGGCCAAGGGAAGTGGCAGGAGCGGGTCGCCGAGGCGATCGACGTCATCCGCGCGCTGACATTCTTCGACCACCTGTACCTCGGCGGCGGCAATGCCGCTCGCCTGACGCTACGGCTGCCCGCCGACGTCAGCCTGGTCGACAACTCCGCCGGCCTGCTCGGCGGGATCCGGCTGTGGGACCGCCTGGGCTGA